Part of the Thiohalobacter sp. genome is shown below.
GATCGAACTGTTCGACCTGCCGGACGTGAACAAGGCGGCCTCGACCTTCAACCCCGACAAGCTGCTGTGGCTGAACCAGCACTACATCAAGCACAGTGATCCGAAGCATGTGGCCCGGCACCTGAGCCACCACCTGGGCCGCCTTGGCGTGGACCCGGCACCCGAACCGCCACTGGAGGAGGTGGTAAAGGCCCAGCGCGAGCGCGCGAAGACGCTGGTGGAGATGGCCGAGAACAGTCGTTTCTTCTACTGCGACATCGACGGCTACGACGAAAAGGCCGCGCGCAAGAATCTCAACGCGGGCAGCCGGCCGGCCCTGGCGGAGTTGCGCGAGCGCCTCGCCGGACTCGCCGACTGGACCCCGGAGGCCATTCACGAGGTGGTCCAGGGTGTGGCCGAGGTGCTGGAGCTCAAACTGGGCAAGGTGGCGCAGCCCTTGCGCGTGGCCCTGGCCGGGGGGCCGGTGTCGCCACCGATCGACGTTACCGCCTGGCTGGTGGGGCGAGAGCGCACCCTGGCGCGCATCGACGCCGCGCTGGCCTACATCGATGCCCAGGCGACTTGAGAAGGGCCGCCTCCGTTCCCATATGCAAAGGGCCCGCCATGGGCCCTTTTGCTTTTCCGTCGGCCACGGGACGGAACGCTGATCTGCGTCAATGCAGTGATGTCCGCCCGGATCGACACTGAACCTGTCAAACAGCAAGGAGACGAGCATGTCGAAGATCTGGGTACTGACCGCTGATGCCAGCCGGGCACGGCTGTTCGAGGCAAAGACGCCCAAGGCGCCGCTGATTGAACTCGGCGACTTCGTCGAGCCGGAGGCACGGGCAAAGGGTACCGCCCTGCTCAGCGATCGTCCCGGGTCGGACGGCGGTGGCGGAGGTTACGGTCGGCACGTGCTCGATGACGATACACCTGTGCAGGAAGCTGCGGCGAAGGAATTCGCGCGTCTGCTTGCCGAGCGGCTGGACAAGGCCCGTGTCGACGGCCGTTTCGATCGGCTCGCCATTGCCGCTGCACCGAAGTTTCTGGGCATGCTGCGCGAAGCCATGCCCGACCCCCTGCGCGACAAGGTGGAAGAGGAGATTGACAAGGATCTGGTGGACCTGGATGCCGGCGAGCTGAGGGAAAAGATTTCCATCCTGCTCTGAGAGTCGGGGCTCAACCCTTGATGCAGATCAGCGGCCGCAGGCGGGCCACGCGGCGGGCCAGGCCCGCGGCCTCGGCGGCCTTGACCACGGCGGACACGTCCTTGTAGGCGCCAGGCGCCTCTTCCGCAATGCCGCGCCAGGACACGCTGCGAATCAGTGTGCCCTGGCGCTCCAGCTCCTCGGCCAGCTGCTCGCCACGCCAGCGGCGGGTGGCCTGGCGCCGGCTCATGGCCCGGCCGGCCCCATGGCAGGCAGAGGAAAAGCCGCGCGCCTCGTTGCCGGCCATGCCGGCGAGGATGTAGGACGCGGTGCCCATGGAGCCGCCAATGAGCACCGGCTGGCCGGTGGTATCGAAGGGCGATGCCAGCGCGGGATGGCCGGGGGGAAAGGCCCGGGTCGCGCCCTTGCGGTGCACGTACAGTTCGCGCATTTCGCCGTCGACCTCGTGGCGTTCGGCCTTGCAGGTGTTGTGCGAGACGTCGTAGAGCACATCCAGAGGCACTTCAGGAAACAGGCTGCGAAAGGCCCGCCGGGTGAGCTCGGTCAGGATCTGGCGATTGGCCAGGGCGCAGTTGATGCCGGCGCGCATCGCGCCCAGGTAGCGCTGCCCCAGTTCCGACTCGATGGGCGCGCAGGCCAGTTCCCGGTCCGGGAGGTGAATGCCATGGGCCGGCGCGGCCAGCGCCATCTCGCGCAGGAACTCGGTGCCGATCTGGTGACCGAGGCCGCGGGAGCCGCAGTGGATGCTGATGACCAGGTCGCCCTGGCGCAGGCCGAAGACATTGGCGGTCGGCGGGTCGAAAATCTCCGAGATCTCCTGCACCTCCAGGTAATGGTTGCCCGAACCCAGGGTGCCCATCTCGTCGCGCTGGCGGCGCTTGGCCAGTTCGGAGACGGCATCGGGATCGGCGCCGGCCATGCGCCCGTTTTCCTCGGTGCGTTCCAGATCCGCGGGATCCCCGTAGCCCTGCTGCACTGCCCAGCGCGCACCGCCGCGCAGCATGCGATCCATTTCATCGGCTGAGAGGCGCAGCCGGCCGGTGGATCCCACACCGGCGGGAATGCTGGTGAACAGGACGTCCGCCAGCCGGCGGCGGTGGGGCTCGAGTTCGCTGGCGGGCATGCCGGTGGTGAGGGTACGCACGCCACAGGAGATGTCGAAACCGACACCGCCGGCGGAAACCACGCCGCCCTGTGCCGGATCGAAGGCGGCGACCCCGCCGATGGGGAAGCCGTAGCCCCAGTGGGCATCGGGCATGGCATAGCTGGCCTCGA
Proteins encoded:
- a CDS encoding RtcB family protein, encoding MEPGSLERIDDTCWRIPQRGDMRVPGIIYADRELVQAMDEKVYQQVVNVACLPGIVEASYAMPDAHWGYGFPIGGVAAFDPAQGGVVSAGGVGFDISCGVRTLTTGMPASELEPHRRRLADVLFTSIPAGVGSTGRLRLSADEMDRMLRGGARWAVQQGYGDPADLERTEENGRMAGADPDAVSELAKRRQRDEMGTLGSGNHYLEVQEISEIFDPPTANVFGLRQGDLVISIHCGSRGLGHQIGTEFLREMALAAPAHGIHLPDRELACAPIESELGQRYLGAMRAGINCALANRQILTELTRRAFRSLFPEVPLDVLYDVSHNTCKAERHEVDGEMRELYVHRKGATRAFPPGHPALASPFDTTGQPVLIGGSMGTASYILAGMAGNEARGFSSACHGAGRAMSRRQATRRWRGEQLAEELERQGTLIRSVSWRGIAEEAPGAYKDVSAVVKAAEAAGLARRVARLRPLICIKG
- a CDS encoding host attachment protein yields the protein MSKIWVLTADASRARLFEAKTPKAPLIELGDFVEPEARAKGTALLSDRPGSDGGGGGYGRHVLDDDTPVQEAAAKEFARLLAERLDKARVDGRFDRLAIAAAPKFLGMLREAMPDPLRDKVEEEIDKDLVDLDAGELREKISILL